The segment AGGTAGGTTAAACGCATATGCCATAGTAAAAAATCTTTTAGAGAAACTTGTGAATTAGTGTGAAATTTAGATTTTATTGACATTGAGAGGATTTAACCATAAAATTTAAATAGAAAACTTTAAGGAGGTAGAGGCACCATGAAAAAACCAATTCCAGCAAAGTTAAGGAAGACTGAGTACACATTTAAAGCAGAGTGGTTGGAGGGACTTGTTCAGGCACCTTTGAATGCTCCAGAAATGCCACCAATGTGGTCTGAGATTGTTGACAGGGAAGGAAACAAGCATCAGGTTTTGATCCGCCCAATCAAGGAAGAAGAGATTGATCCGATGCTTGGTTTTATTAAAAAATACCTTGATGTTGAATATGATTTCTATGACATCGTTGGAGCAAGAGTTTTTGCAGAACTTCTTGCCATTAAGAGAAAAAGAATGAAAGACGAGTATTTCTTCCTTGGCTTAGAGAATGGAGTTCCAGTAGGGATGGCCAATGGAAGAATAAGAGACGAGAAGGTGAATATTTCTCTCCACACCATGGCATTCAAGAGAAAAGTGAATGCAGGTGCAGTTTTATTCTATGCAAAGGCATGGTATGCTTTTGAGATATGTAAAAATGAGGAGTTCTGGGCAACATTTGAAAGTTACAATGGTTGGAGACTGGGTGGACTCCGTATGGCACTTCCAACATATCCATGGCCTGAGTATCAGCATGAACTTGGTGGAGCAAAAATTTACTATCTCTCAAAGAAGCAGTGGGAAGAGGAGATTAAAAAAGATTACCTTGAGCATGTAGCACATGGCTCATTCTTCAAACCCAATCCACCAGAGGAACTCATAAAGAAGAACGAAAAGATAATTATTCCTGAGGAGATTGAGGTTTAATTTAAAAGAGAAACAAAATAAAAAAGCCCCAGGAATTCCTGGGGCTTTTTAAATTTATACCTCTTTACTCCTTCATCTTCCAGGCAACAAATCTACCCCATGCTGACTCAAGTTCCATACCCTTAACTACAAATGCTGCAATATAGTATCTTCCGCTTGGAAGATGAGCAATATCTCCTGCAAGGTTTTCAGCATGTACAAGGTGTTTCGGGAAGAGTTTAATGTGCATTACCTGATAGAATTCATCAATTGGATACATCTCATCCCAATCTTTACCAAACTGTTCGATGAGTTTTTTGTTTGCCTCTTCAAATGTTCTTGGATGCCAGATTCTCATTATCGTGTTCATTGGGTGGTCGGCGCTTACTGCATCAACCCCTATCCACTTTATCTTCATATCAAGTGCCCACTGAGCAAAATCAGGGGATGGTCCTGGGTGTTTAACCATGTATCTAAACTCATCTGAATCAGGGCTATTCCATCCATACTTGTACCATCCAGTCTTTATAATAAGGATATCACCTTTACGGATATCAACAACTTTCTTTATCATTTCAGGGGTGTAAACACTGGAGTTACTTACCATATCAGAGATATCTGCTATAACTCCTGGACCAACCCAGTCCTCCAGTGGAGTTTCACCTATTGTTCTTCCTGCTGGATAGAAGTGCTTTTCACCATCCATGTGTGTTGCAAGGTGAATACTTGCATTACAGATGGATGCATTTCTTCCAAGTCCAAACTGCTGACCACCAACTCTCTTATGATACTTTATTGAGAGAGGTTCGTAGTTTAACCACTGTGGTGTCCTTACGCTGAATGGAACAGTTAAGTCATACTGCTCCATTGATTCCATGATCTGGATGAACTCATTGTTGTCCATACCTTCTGGAGCTTCATAAGCTACAACTCTTGCCCATGCAGATTCAGTTTCCATAAATGGAATTGGCTCTGCTGCAATCCATAATCTCTTTCCCTTTACCTTATCAATATCTCCACCAATGCTTTCAACAAATAGAAGGTGAGATTTTGGAACCTTTATGTGCATTAACTCATAGTACTCTTCCTCAGGGAACATCTCTCCCCACTCTTTTCCAAAGTCTTTCCTTAACTTCTCCTGAGCCTTCTTAAACTCTCTCTCATGCCACCATCTTATTGGGGTGTTCATCGGATGTTCAACCATTCCACAATCAACACCAACCCATTTGAGTTTCATCTTCATTGCCCATTCGAAGAAATCCATGGAGGGTCCTGGGTGTCTCACAAGGTAGTGGAATTCGCTGGAGTCTGGTTTCTCCCATGAGTATTTGCTGTATCCTGTATAGATAATGAGAATGTCTCCTTCTTTTACATCTGCCTTTTTCATTATCATTTCAGGAGTGTAAACGCTGTAATCTGATACCATATCTGATATATCAACTACGACACCAGGTCCTGAAAGTTCTTTAAGTTTAATATCACTTATTGCACGGCCACCTGAATGATAGGCAGTCTCTCCAACAAGGTGTGTCCCTGTGGTATTGCTCCAGTTTAAGATTTGTCCATTTGCACCTTGTCCTCCTCCATAAGCTCCCGTTACTCTCTTAAAGAAGTGAATCTCAAGTGCTTTGTCATGAGGCCATGGAGGAGTGAAAATGCTTAAAGGCTGAGTTAAATCATAAAGTTTTGCTTTTTGCATCAAGTTTAAGAATTCCTCGTTGGTCATATCAACCAACCTCCTTTTTTAAGTATTTAATTACTTACTGCCATATTTCTTTGAAAAGGCAACAACTGCTTTCTTGAAGCACTCCATTGGGGCATCGACAAGTCCTGCTCCAACCTGACCAACTCCTGGATCCTTGTGAGCCACACCTGTATCAAGGAATGGAGGTATATTCTTCTGAACAACCTTTAAAATGTCTACGCCTGTTGGCGTTCCTCTGAAGTCAAAGTATGGAATCTTGTATGCATTGTTCTCTCCTACTGTAATTTCATACATTTCACGGTTCTTATTCACTGCAAGTTTTACAGTTCCACCTACAAACTTGATAATGGCTGGAGCTGATGCAATTGCCATTCCTCCAAGTCCGTTCGTTTCCATAATTGCACTATCACCAATATCACGTCCCACATCCTCTTTCTTAAATCCAGGGAATAGAAGCACATCTGGAACAGGTGATGGTGCTGTGAACCACTCATCTCCCAGTCCAGAAACTCTGATTCCCCAATCTGTTCCATTCCTTGCCATAACTGTAACCATTGAACTTCCTTCAATATTCTCTGCTGGTTCAAGACTTGCCTTGCAGCTTGCCATTACAAATGGAAGGAATGTGTGAATATTTGCGAACATGAAATCAATTACATCGTTGGTTTTCTTTATATCATCCATTGTCTGAAGAAGGTATGGAGTGATTTTTGCGAAGAGAAGATATGATGCAGCTCTACTTCTATTGTGAAGCTCATCACCCATTGTAAGAGCTTCTGCCATAATTGGCTTCATCTCCATTTTTCCAGCCTTTCTTATTGCTTTCTGAAGAACTGGAAGTTCCACTTCCTCCATCCATTTAAGTCTCTCAATAACATCGGGAGAGTAGGCGCCCATTCTCAAGACTTTTCCAATACCCTCGTTTAGATTGCAGTAGGCTTTATTACCAAAAGTCTCGTTCTCAATAACAACGACAGGCATGGAGGGAGAAATAATACCTGCCATTGGGCCAACTGCATGATGATGATGGTTTGGTTCAAATATGATTTCACCAGATGCAGCAAGTTCTGCTGCTTCCTCTGGAGTTTTAGCAAGACCTTCATAGACAAGGGCTCCCATAACAGCACCTTTCTGTGGTCCACTCATTCTCTCCCATGTGACAGGTGGTCCCGCGTGTAGAAGCATATTCTTTTTCATACCTGGAATGACGTCAATGGCTTTTTGGACATCTACCCATACTGGTTGTGCATCAAGAACACGTTTTAAAGCCTCCTGATTGGCTTTTTCAATGTCTACCACTTATGCACCTCCTTTATTTTTTTATAAAAAAAATGTTTTGTGGAATTCAAAAAATGAGGTGTTGTGTGAAGGTAGGTTTTTAACCCGCATATTTGAATCAACTCTTTTGTTAAGTAAAGACTACATTTGAACAATCTTTCACCTACCTTACCGAAAGTTTTAACCAATTTCTATTTTATATCTTTTAATCTGATTGTCAAGAGTTTTTATATGCAGAAAAAAACTTTTAATATGTGGTTTTATTGTCAATTTGTAATCATTTAAACGAATGTTACTTAAACTCTTTTAATATTCTGTAATTCCATGAATGGGTGCTGTATTTTTCCTTCTCAAGTTTGTTTGCAAGATGAATGATACCTTCTTCTGGTTTTTCTAAATATGAAACTCCATCCTTTCCAAATAGTTCCTTTACTTCACTGATAAGAATATCAAGAAGTGATTGAAGCTTTACACTGGGTATGTATCTATCAAGAGATGTAAAGAAAGAGGTATCCTTTAAATAAAAGATCCTTTTTATCTCCTCCATCTCAAGAGATATGGGAATTGAACCATGCTGAAGAATCCCCTCTCTCT is part of the Caldisericia bacterium genome and harbors:
- a CDS encoding N-acetyltransferase; translation: MKKPIPAKLRKTEYTFKAEWLEGLVQAPLNAPEMPPMWSEIVDREGNKHQVLIRPIKEEEIDPMLGFIKKYLDVEYDFYDIVGARVFAELLAIKRKRMKDEYFFLGLENGVPVGMANGRIRDEKVNISLHTMAFKRKVNAGAVLFYAKAWYAFEICKNEEFWATFESYNGWRLGGLRMALPTYPWPEYQHELGGAKIYYLSKKQWEEEIKKDYLEHVAHGSFFKPNPPEELIKKNEKIIIPEEIEV
- a CDS encoding cyclase family protein; translation: MDNNEFIQIMESMEQYDLTVPFSVRTPQWLNYEPLSIKYHKRVGGQQFGLGRNASICNASIHLATHMDGEKHFYPAGRTIGETPLEDWVGPGVIADISDMVSNSSVYTPEMIKKVVDIRKGDILIIKTGWYKYGWNSPDSDEFRYMVKHPGPSPDFAQWALDMKIKWIGVDAVSADHPMNTIMRIWHPRTFEEANKKLIEQFGKDWDEMYPIDEFYQVMHIKLFPKHLVHAENLAGDIAHLPSGRYYIAAFVVKGMELESAWGRFVAWKMKE
- a CDS encoding DUF1116 domain-containing protein, with protein sequence MVDIEKANQEALKRVLDAQPVWVDVQKAIDVIPGMKKNMLLHAGPPVTWERMSGPQKGAVMGALVYEGLAKTPEEAAELAASGEIIFEPNHHHHAVGPMAGIISPSMPVVVIENETFGNKAYCNLNEGIGKVLRMGAYSPDVIERLKWMEEVELPVLQKAIRKAGKMEMKPIMAEALTMGDELHNRSRAASYLLFAKITPYLLQTMDDIKKTNDVIDFMFANIHTFLPFVMASCKASLEPAENIEGSSMVTVMARNGTDWGIRVSGLGDEWFTAPSPVPDVLLFPGFKKEDVGRDIGDSAIMETNGLGGMAIASAPAIIKFVGGTVKLAVNKNREMYEITVGENNAYKIPYFDFRGTPTGVDILKVVQKNIPPFLDTGVAHKDPGVGQVGAGLVDAPMECFKKAVVAFSKKYGSK